In a single window of the Necator americanus strain Aroian chromosome X, whole genome shotgun sequence genome:
- a CDS encoding hypothetical protein (NECATOR_CHRX.G25933.T1), with protein sequence MFLFFAFLAILGVVIAMPPYGSPPAAAPPQQYPQLGQPQAYPLKYKRMWIQQEPRHYHPPFFYQGYPGGWFPPVWDFTLSNPFYTGRHHRRHRRRHSSSDSRRHSGRRCNSRDSRDC encoded by the exons atgttcctctttttcgcttttcttgcTATCCTTGGTGTGGTAATAGCAATGCCTCCGTACGGGAGTCCACCAGCTGCCGCTCCACCTCAACAATATCCACAGCTCGGTCAACCACAAGCCTATCCTCTGAAGTACAAGAGAATGTGGATTCAACAAGAACCTAGACATTATCACCCTCCTTTct tctacCAAGGATACCCTGGCGGATGGTTCCCTCCTGTATGGGATTTCACCCTTTCAAATCCCTTCTATACCGGTAGACATCACCGAAGACATCGTAGACGTCACAGCAGCAGCGACAGTCGACGCCACAGTGGAAGAAGATGCAACAGTAGGGACAGCAGAGACTGCTAA
- a CDS encoding hypothetical protein (NECATOR_CHRX.G25932.T1): MSWRVKDVYSERCILLTGSTGFLGKVLVEKILWSIPNVGRIFLLIRPARGMSPKERLEKVLQDPLFNRIRDNKPHMLSKLVPVSGDLMEDNLGLNQHDMQNICDEVSIVIHSAATVKFDEQLKDAVEMNVVGTTRLVALCHKMKNLVALVHVSTAYANCDRAETEEKVYEPPVAPQKLLEAIRWMDNEMITLITPKLLGNRPNTYTLTKALAETQLVEDAKQLPVIIIRPSIVGAMWKDPLPGWTDNINGPTGIFAAVGKGVLTNMCGSVHSKADIIPVDIVANMIIVAAAHRANTIYDEIPVMHCASGDLNPLKWEKVVNFLEQFYNEYPMQECFAIPSTRFHSSRRMFELNYYLKHHIPASTVDFISGLIGRKSKNVRLYAKVWRMVEALHYFTTHGWTFRSKNLPKLWESLHVEDQQEFNFDIRQLNWDSYLFDYTMGIKRYILKDDLNKLQVARANLTRMRIYRALLTAVFWYFVIHFCGFGQKKNKKWTAWIVAFSTSHLLLNYNFRPKIPLKSLEEYKRTAYY, from the exons ATGTCCTGGAGGGTGAAGGACGTGTATTCAGAGCGGTGCATTCTACTCACCGGATCAACTGGATTTCTAGGGAAG GTTCTcgtggaaaaaattctttggtCTATTCCAAATGTTGGTAGAATATTTCTCCTGATTCGTCCTGCAAGAGGAATGTCACCGAAGGAAAGACTGGAGAAAGTTTTGCAG GATCCATTATTTAATCGTATCCGAGACAATAAGCCACATATGCTCAGTAAACTAGTGCCTGTTTCCGGTGATCTAATGGAAGACAATTTGGGCCTGAACCAACACGATATGCAAAATATTTGCGATGAG GTGAGCATCGTCATCCATAGCGCTGCTACGGTTAAATTTGATGAACAACTCAAGGATGCCGTCGAAATGAACGTGGTCGGCACGACTCGACTTGTCGCTCTTTGCCATAAAATGAAGAATCTTGTT GCGCTTGTCCATGTTTCCACTGCGTACGCAAACTGTGACAGAGCCGAAACGGAGGAGAAG GTGTACGAGCCACCCGTTGCTCCACAAAAATTACTTGAAGCTATTCGATGGATGGACAACGAAATGATCACTTTG ATCACTCCAAAACTTTTGGGAAACAGACCCAACACGTACACATTGACAAAAGCCCTAGCAGAG aCCCAACTCGTCGAAGATGCTAAACAACTCCCTGTGATCATTATACGGCCTTCTATTGTGGGTGCAATGTGGAAGGATCCACTTCCAGGATGGACAGACAATATTAATGGGCCTACAGGGATTTTTGCAGCG GTAGGTAAAGGAGTGTTAACAAATATGTGTGGAAGTGTTCATTCGAAAGCGGACATTATTCCTGTGGATATCGTTGCAAACATGATAATTGTTGCAGCTGCCCATAGGGCTAATACGAT TTACGATGAGATACCTGTTATGCATTGCGCATCTGGAGATTTAAATCCATTAAAATGGGAGAAAGTTGTCAATTTTCTTGAACAGTTTTACAATGAG TATCCTATGCAAGAATGCTTCGCAATTCCATCCACACGATTCCATTCGAGTCGAAGAATGTTCGAATTAAATTACTACTTGAAACACCATATCCCAGCGAGCACAGTTGACTTCATCAGTGGTCTGattggaagaaaatcaaa AAACGTTCGCCTTTACGCAAAAGTTTGGCGTATGGTCGAAGCTCTACATTACTTCACCACCCATGGATGGACATTCCGATCCAAAAATTTGCCAAAATTGTGGGAGTCATTACACGTCGAGGACCAACAA GAATTCAATTTCGATATACGGCAACTGAACTGGGATTCATATCTTTTTGATTACACTATGGGAATAAAAAGATATATCCTTAAGGACGACCTGAATAAACTACAAGTTGCCAGAGCAAACTTAACACG GATGCGCATATATCGTGCATTACTTACCGCTGTATTTTGGTATTTTGTCATTCATTTCTGTGGATTTGgtcagaaaaagaacaaaaaatggacTGCATGGATAGTTGCATTCTCGACGTCACATCTTCTACTAAATTACAATTTCCGTCCAAAAATCCCGTTGAAGTCGCTTGAGGAGTACAAAAGAACAGCATACTACTAG